The following are encoded together in the Misgurnus anguillicaudatus chromosome 14, ASM2758022v2, whole genome shotgun sequence genome:
- the LOC129438794 gene encoding uncharacterized protein isoform X3 has translation MFKKSKKKTPNPQIHVKATPWKPFAVSIYLMSSNTDTSPTPSEELELLQAGLGKRVITISSNVNHSDLCKLLEAEFPKMKSLTGGWLLYKAPGGNGRRKLTVVPPDSEGYTGSLLKMATTAGKTALYMVPLQDELCLDPLPFSAEEFAKMPKVECRTCKTTMPLPVLYLHVKSCGGCTQSANDETTEDDDDEDVKVVGEITRAVTPTAPASIHTPTTSIQTCSPTPTTSFEDEGQCPICLDTFSQTELPMHASVCGDSTLQTLDYESSPPCGTPVQQNQGPDMKCPDDVLRLLASRVDDSKDFKICVSRTDFYQRAMVQWQRQKRGTPGNTLRVTFLGEAGVDTGAIRKEFLSDLIGEIEKHLFEHRGHQRGKSPIYSLSNMEKGFFRTAGEVFSVSLAQGGPAPRFLRQWCFDYLSSGDLDESTLTIDDVDDAELYHLIKKVEEETDLSAWNDQIINCGFTGAVKPENKEAIIRSIVLHATLRLVPLLKQIRKGLEVYNFVDLLENHSGLCHQFFVPDVVDDDDDKADADFIMQNILPEMSEKGSVRETYETAIINFLQDFLQEIESCEDSPDGDILPLTVPGVMQWLTGQGHKPLLMSELKEFKISLHFDHECMQRMPEHKICFPVVSACARKITFPTVHMGDYSSFKSIMLQAIQFDNGFNRI, from the exons ATGTTTAAAAAATCAAAGAAGAAAACTCCAAATCCACAAATACATGTGAAAGCCACACCTTGGAAACCATTTGCTGTTTCCATATATTTAATGAGCAGCAACACTGACACCTCACCCACACCTTCTGAAGAGCTTGAACTACTTCAGGCTGGACTAGGAAAACGGGTGATTACAATTTCATCCAATGTGAACCATTCGGAT ttATGCAAGCTCCTTGAAGCTGAATTTCCAAAGATGAAGTCCCTTACTGGAGGGTGGTTACTTTATAAGGCACCAG GTGGGAATGGAAGAAGAAAGCTTACTGTTGTTCCTCCAGACTCAGAGGGTTATACAGGCAGCCTTCTCAAAATGGCTACCACTGCTGGAAAAACAGCACTGTATATGGTCCCTCTTCAAGATGAGTTATGTCTTGATCCACTGCCATTCTCAGCAGAAGAGTTTGCGAAGATGCCAAAGGTTGAGTGTCGTACTTGTAAAACCACAATGCCACTACCAGTTTTGTACTTGCATGTTAAATCTTGTGGTGGCTGCACACAGTCCGCTAATGATGAG ACTactgaagatgatgatgatgaggatgTAAAAGTAGTTGGTGAGATTACCAGAGCAGTTACCCCTACAGCCCCAGCTTCTATACACACACCCACTACTTCAATACAAACTTGTTCTCCTACACCCACCACCAGTTTTGAG GATGAGGGACAGTGTCCCATTTGTTTAGACACATTTTCACAGACAGAGTTGCCCATGCATGCAAGTGTGTGTGGAGATAG TACATTACAGACACTGGATTATGAGAGCAGTCCTCCGTGTGGCACACCTGTACAGCAAAACCAAGGCCCAGACATGAAATG TCCAGATGATGTATTGCGTTTGTTGGCAAGTAGGGTAGATGACAGCAAGGATTTCAAGATCTGTGTTTCTCGAACTGACTTCTATCAAAGAGCTATGGTGCAGTGGCAAAGACAAAAGAGAGGAACCCCGGGCAATACCTTGCGTGTAACATTTTTGGGGGAAGCAGGTGTTGACACAGGTGCCATTCGTAAGGAATTTCTTTCAG ATTTGATTGGTGAGATTGAGAAACACCTCTTTGAGCACAGAGGACACCAGAGGGGGAAGAGTCCCATCTACTCCCTAAGTAATATGGAGAAGGGATTTTTTAG GACTGCTGGAGAAGTGTTTTCTGTTAGTCTCGCTCAGGGTGGGCCTGCCCCCCGTTTCTTGAGGCAGTGGTGCTTTGATTATCTGTCATCTGGAGACTTGGATGAATCAACTCTCACTATAGATGATGTGGATGATGCTGAACtttatcatttgattaaaaag GTGGAGGAAGAAACCGATCTGTCTGCATGGAATGATCAAATAATTAACTGTGGTTTTACTGGGGCCGTTAAACCTGAGAATAAAGAGGCCATAATAAG ATCAATTGTGCTTCATGCAACTCTACGTTTGGTGCCTTTGTTGAAGCAAATCCGAAAAGGCCTTGAGGTCTACAATTTTGTAGACCTTCTGGAAAACCATTCAGGACTTTGCCACCAGTTCTTTGTCCCTGATGTggtggatgatgatgatgataag GCTGATGCAGACTTCATCATGCAGAACATTCTTCCGGAAATGTCGGAGAAGGGATCAGTACGAGAGACTTATGAAACAGCTATAATCAACTTTCTGCAAGACTTTCTCCAAGAAATTGAAAGCTGTG AGGATAGCCCTGACGGAGACATCCTGCCCTTAACTGTCCCCGGTGTTATGCAATGGCTCACTGGCCAGGGACACAAACCTCTTCTAATGTCAGAACTTAAAGAATTCAAAATTTCTCTTCATTTTGACCATGAGTGTATGCAGAGGATGCCAGAACATAAAATATGCTTCCCAGTTGTAAGTGCCTGTGCCAGAAAAATTACATTTCCCACAGTACACATGGGTGACTACAGTTCTTTTAAGTCAATCATGTTGCAAGCCATTCAATTTGACAACGGTTTTAACAGAATTTAA
- the LOC129438794 gene encoding uncharacterized protein isoform X2 yields MRVMDHRSFPGMFKKSKKKTPNPQIHVKATPWKPFAVSIYLMSSNTDTSPTPSEELELLQAGLGKRVITISSNVNHSDLCKLLEAEFPKMKSLTGGWLLYKAPGGNGRRKLTVVPPDSEGYTGSLLKMATTAGKTALYMVPLQDELCLDPLPFSAEEFAKMPKVECRTCKTTMPLPVLYLHVKSCGGCTQSANDETTEDDDDEDVKVVGEITRAVTPTAPASIHTPTTSIQTCSPTPTTSFEDEGQCPICLDTFSQTELPMHASVCGDSTLQTLDYESSPPCGTPVQQNQGPDMKCPDDVLRLLASRVDDSKDFKICVSRTDFYQRAMVQWQRQKRGTPGNTLRVTFLGEAGVDTGAIRKEFLSDLIGEIEKHLFEHRGHQRGKSPIYSLSNMEKGFFRTAGEVFSVSLAQGGPAPRFLRQWCFDYLSSGDLDESTLTIDDVDDAELYHLIKKVEEETDLSAWNDQIINCGFTGAVKPENKEAIIRSIVLHATLRLVPLLKQIRKGLEVYNFVDLLENHSGLCHQFFVPDVVDDDDDKADADFIMQNILPEMSEKGSVRETYETAIINFLQDFLQEIESCEDSPDGDILPLTVPGVMQWLTGQGHKPLLMSELKEFKISLHFDHECMQRMPEHKICFPVVSACARKITFPTVHMGDYSSFKSIMLQAIQFDNGFNRI; encoded by the exons ATGCGGGTGATGGATCACAG ATCTTTTCCTGGGATGTTTAAAAAATCAAAGAAGAAAACTCCAAATCCACAAATACATGTGAAAGCCACACCTTGGAAACCATTTGCTGTTTCCATATATTTAATGAGCAGCAACACTGACACCTCACCCACACCTTCTGAAGAGCTTGAACTACTTCAGGCTGGACTAGGAAAACGGGTGATTACAATTTCATCCAATGTGAACCATTCGGAT ttATGCAAGCTCCTTGAAGCTGAATTTCCAAAGATGAAGTCCCTTACTGGAGGGTGGTTACTTTATAAGGCACCAG GTGGGAATGGAAGAAGAAAGCTTACTGTTGTTCCTCCAGACTCAGAGGGTTATACAGGCAGCCTTCTCAAAATGGCTACCACTGCTGGAAAAACAGCACTGTATATGGTCCCTCTTCAAGATGAGTTATGTCTTGATCCACTGCCATTCTCAGCAGAAGAGTTTGCGAAGATGCCAAAGGTTGAGTGTCGTACTTGTAAAACCACAATGCCACTACCAGTTTTGTACTTGCATGTTAAATCTTGTGGTGGCTGCACACAGTCCGCTAATGATGAG ACTactgaagatgatgatgatgaggatgTAAAAGTAGTTGGTGAGATTACCAGAGCAGTTACCCCTACAGCCCCAGCTTCTATACACACACCCACTACTTCAATACAAACTTGTTCTCCTACACCCACCACCAGTTTTGAG GATGAGGGACAGTGTCCCATTTGTTTAGACACATTTTCACAGACAGAGTTGCCCATGCATGCAAGTGTGTGTGGAGATAG TACATTACAGACACTGGATTATGAGAGCAGTCCTCCGTGTGGCACACCTGTACAGCAAAACCAAGGCCCAGACATGAAATG TCCAGATGATGTATTGCGTTTGTTGGCAAGTAGGGTAGATGACAGCAAGGATTTCAAGATCTGTGTTTCTCGAACTGACTTCTATCAAAGAGCTATGGTGCAGTGGCAAAGACAAAAGAGAGGAACCCCGGGCAATACCTTGCGTGTAACATTTTTGGGGGAAGCAGGTGTTGACACAGGTGCCATTCGTAAGGAATTTCTTTCAG ATTTGATTGGTGAGATTGAGAAACACCTCTTTGAGCACAGAGGACACCAGAGGGGGAAGAGTCCCATCTACTCCCTAAGTAATATGGAGAAGGGATTTTTTAG GACTGCTGGAGAAGTGTTTTCTGTTAGTCTCGCTCAGGGTGGGCCTGCCCCCCGTTTCTTGAGGCAGTGGTGCTTTGATTATCTGTCATCTGGAGACTTGGATGAATCAACTCTCACTATAGATGATGTGGATGATGCTGAACtttatcatttgattaaaaag GTGGAGGAAGAAACCGATCTGTCTGCATGGAATGATCAAATAATTAACTGTGGTTTTACTGGGGCCGTTAAACCTGAGAATAAAGAGGCCATAATAAG ATCAATTGTGCTTCATGCAACTCTACGTTTGGTGCCTTTGTTGAAGCAAATCCGAAAAGGCCTTGAGGTCTACAATTTTGTAGACCTTCTGGAAAACCATTCAGGACTTTGCCACCAGTTCTTTGTCCCTGATGTggtggatgatgatgatgataag GCTGATGCAGACTTCATCATGCAGAACATTCTTCCGGAAATGTCGGAGAAGGGATCAGTACGAGAGACTTATGAAACAGCTATAATCAACTTTCTGCAAGACTTTCTCCAAGAAATTGAAAGCTGTG AGGATAGCCCTGACGGAGACATCCTGCCCTTAACTGTCCCCGGTGTTATGCAATGGCTCACTGGCCAGGGACACAAACCTCTTCTAATGTCAGAACTTAAAGAATTCAAAATTTCTCTTCATTTTGACCATGAGTGTATGCAGAGGATGCCAGAACATAAAATATGCTTCCCAGTTGTAAGTGCCTGTGCCAGAAAAATTACATTTCCCACAGTACACATGGGTGACTACAGTTCTTTTAAGTCAATCATGTTGCAAGCCATTCAATTTGACAACGGTTTTAACAGAATTTAA
- the LOC129438794 gene encoding uncharacterized protein isoform X1, with protein MAEQRHAGDGSQREYSDVCTAAQNLIGLLTQSLGQIQSAQGQQQQPQQRQQPPAISQPRIEQDMARSFPGMFKKSKKKTPNPQIHVKATPWKPFAVSIYLMSSNTDTSPTPSEELELLQAGLGKRVITISSNVNHSDLCKLLEAEFPKMKSLTGGWLLYKAPGGNGRRKLTVVPPDSEGYTGSLLKMATTAGKTALYMVPLQDELCLDPLPFSAEEFAKMPKVECRTCKTTMPLPVLYLHVKSCGGCTQSANDETTEDDDDEDVKVVGEITRAVTPTAPASIHTPTTSIQTCSPTPTTSFEDEGQCPICLDTFSQTELPMHASVCGDSTLQTLDYESSPPCGTPVQQNQGPDMKCPDDVLRLLASRVDDSKDFKICVSRTDFYQRAMVQWQRQKRGTPGNTLRVTFLGEAGVDTGAIRKEFLSDLIGEIEKHLFEHRGHQRGKSPIYSLSNMEKGFFRTAGEVFSVSLAQGGPAPRFLRQWCFDYLSSGDLDESTLTIDDVDDAELYHLIKKVEEETDLSAWNDQIINCGFTGAVKPENKEAIIRSIVLHATLRLVPLLKQIRKGLEVYNFVDLLENHSGLCHQFFVPDVVDDDDDKADADFIMQNILPEMSEKGSVRETYETAIINFLQDFLQEIESCEDSPDGDILPLTVPGVMQWLTGQGHKPLLMSELKEFKISLHFDHECMQRMPEHKICFPVVSACARKITFPTVHMGDYSSFKSIMLQAIQFDNGFNRI; from the exons ATGGCGGAGCAGAGACATGCGGGTGATGGATCACAG AGAGAGTATTCAGATGTCTGTACAGCTGCACAGAATTTAATAGGTCTTCTGACCCAAAGCCTTGGTCAGATTCAGTCAGCTCAGGGTCAGCAGCAGCAGCCACAACAACGACAGCAGCCTCCTGCTATTTCTCAGCCTCGAATAGAGCAGGATATGGCCAG ATCTTTTCCTGGGATGTTTAAAAAATCAAAGAAGAAAACTCCAAATCCACAAATACATGTGAAAGCCACACCTTGGAAACCATTTGCTGTTTCCATATATTTAATGAGCAGCAACACTGACACCTCACCCACACCTTCTGAAGAGCTTGAACTACTTCAGGCTGGACTAGGAAAACGGGTGATTACAATTTCATCCAATGTGAACCATTCGGAT ttATGCAAGCTCCTTGAAGCTGAATTTCCAAAGATGAAGTCCCTTACTGGAGGGTGGTTACTTTATAAGGCACCAG GTGGGAATGGAAGAAGAAAGCTTACTGTTGTTCCTCCAGACTCAGAGGGTTATACAGGCAGCCTTCTCAAAATGGCTACCACTGCTGGAAAAACAGCACTGTATATGGTCCCTCTTCAAGATGAGTTATGTCTTGATCCACTGCCATTCTCAGCAGAAGAGTTTGCGAAGATGCCAAAGGTTGAGTGTCGTACTTGTAAAACCACAATGCCACTACCAGTTTTGTACTTGCATGTTAAATCTTGTGGTGGCTGCACACAGTCCGCTAATGATGAG ACTactgaagatgatgatgatgaggatgTAAAAGTAGTTGGTGAGATTACCAGAGCAGTTACCCCTACAGCCCCAGCTTCTATACACACACCCACTACTTCAATACAAACTTGTTCTCCTACACCCACCACCAGTTTTGAG GATGAGGGACAGTGTCCCATTTGTTTAGACACATTTTCACAGACAGAGTTGCCCATGCATGCAAGTGTGTGTGGAGATAG TACATTACAGACACTGGATTATGAGAGCAGTCCTCCGTGTGGCACACCTGTACAGCAAAACCAAGGCCCAGACATGAAATG TCCAGATGATGTATTGCGTTTGTTGGCAAGTAGGGTAGATGACAGCAAGGATTTCAAGATCTGTGTTTCTCGAACTGACTTCTATCAAAGAGCTATGGTGCAGTGGCAAAGACAAAAGAGAGGAACCCCGGGCAATACCTTGCGTGTAACATTTTTGGGGGAAGCAGGTGTTGACACAGGTGCCATTCGTAAGGAATTTCTTTCAG ATTTGATTGGTGAGATTGAGAAACACCTCTTTGAGCACAGAGGACACCAGAGGGGGAAGAGTCCCATCTACTCCCTAAGTAATATGGAGAAGGGATTTTTTAG GACTGCTGGAGAAGTGTTTTCTGTTAGTCTCGCTCAGGGTGGGCCTGCCCCCCGTTTCTTGAGGCAGTGGTGCTTTGATTATCTGTCATCTGGAGACTTGGATGAATCAACTCTCACTATAGATGATGTGGATGATGCTGAACtttatcatttgattaaaaag GTGGAGGAAGAAACCGATCTGTCTGCATGGAATGATCAAATAATTAACTGTGGTTTTACTGGGGCCGTTAAACCTGAGAATAAAGAGGCCATAATAAG ATCAATTGTGCTTCATGCAACTCTACGTTTGGTGCCTTTGTTGAAGCAAATCCGAAAAGGCCTTGAGGTCTACAATTTTGTAGACCTTCTGGAAAACCATTCAGGACTTTGCCACCAGTTCTTTGTCCCTGATGTggtggatgatgatgatgataag GCTGATGCAGACTTCATCATGCAGAACATTCTTCCGGAAATGTCGGAGAAGGGATCAGTACGAGAGACTTATGAAACAGCTATAATCAACTTTCTGCAAGACTTTCTCCAAGAAATTGAAAGCTGTG AGGATAGCCCTGACGGAGACATCCTGCCCTTAACTGTCCCCGGTGTTATGCAATGGCTCACTGGCCAGGGACACAAACCTCTTCTAATGTCAGAACTTAAAGAATTCAAAATTTCTCTTCATTTTGACCATGAGTGTATGCAGAGGATGCCAGAACATAAAATATGCTTCCCAGTTGTAAGTGCCTGTGCCAGAAAAATTACATTTCCCACAGTACACATGGGTGACTACAGTTCTTTTAAGTCAATCATGTTGCAAGCCATTCAATTTGACAACGGTTTTAACAGAATTTAA